One Helianthus annuus cultivar XRQ/B chromosome 12, HanXRQr2.0-SUNRISE, whole genome shotgun sequence genomic region harbors:
- the LOC110892717 gene encoding probable UDP-arabinose 4-epimerase 2 produces the protein MPLIAEYGVLNVVGNYQRVKRFSRSEAGVTHVLVTEGASYIGSHATVCLLKDSYRVTIVDNLSRGNIVAVKVLQELFPEPGRLQFIYADLGDVKAEHKIFSENAFDAVMHFAAVAYVGESTLDPLKYYHYITTNTLVVLEAMAAHNVNTLIYSSTCATYGELEKMLITEATPQFCSEKHHLQVAAAEKIDQLMSELEARGYDGFNLVQRIKEGFTWFKKKKHKLLYIPEPTPRTICSSLLETDCIYVIVCFLLSVFFSK, from the exons ATGCCTTTAATTGCTGAATATGGTGTGCTCAATGTTGTTGGAAACTATCAACGTGTCAAACGG TTCTCTAGGTCTGAAGCCGGGGTTACTCATGTTTTAGTAACTGAAGGCGCTAGCTATATCGGTTCCCATGCTACAGTATGCCTTCTCAAGGACTCTTACCGTGTAACTATAGTG GATAATCTCTCTCGTGGAAACATAGTTGCAGTCAAGGTTCTTCAAGAATTGTTTCCTGAACCCGGGAGACTTCAATTCATTTATGCTGATTTGGGAGATGTAAAAGCC GAACACAAAATCTTTTCAGAAAATGCATTCGATGCGGTTATGCATTTTGCAGCGGTTGCATATGTTGGGGAGAGTACTCTTGATCCTTTAAA GTATTATCACTATATTACAACGAATACGCTGGTGGTACTGGAGGCTATGGCCGCACATAATGTTAATACTTTGATATATTCGAGCACATGTGCGACTTATGGAGAGCTTGAGAAGATGCTGATTACCGAAGCAACTCCTCAG TTTTGCAGTGAGAAACATCACCTTCAAGTAGCAGCTGCTGAGAAGATCGACCAGCTCATGTCGGAGTTGGAGGCCAGAGGTTACGATGGGTTTAACCTGGTGCAGAGGATAAAGGAGGGATTCACTTGGTTTAAAAAGAAGAAACATAAACTCCTATACATACCAGAACCGACACCCAgaaccatttgctcatccctactcGAGACTGATTGCATATATGTTATTGTGTGCTTTTTATTAAGTGTTTTTTTCTCGAAATAG